A genomic region of Vicia villosa cultivar HV-30 ecotype Madison, WI unplaced genomic scaffold, Vvil1.0 ctg.003683F_1_1, whole genome shotgun sequence contains the following coding sequences:
- the LOC131641352 gene encoding uncharacterized protein LOC131641352, producing the protein MDFMSGLPRTPSNCDVVWVIVNGLTKSSHFIPMRMDYSMERLAKLYVERIVCLHGIPSSIVSDRYLSFTSRFWEGLQSDLGTNLRLSSSYHPQTDVSIRVLEWNCLKLCMVEGAGRLCEKVKAYQSRQKSYHDKRRKVLEFEVGDHVFLRVTPVTIVGRALKSLKLTSRFIGPYKILKRVGEVSYHIAMSLSLVNLHDVFHVPQLRRYIVDPSHVVQVDDVQVRDNLTMEKLPMRIEDQELEQLSGKDIGLMKIIWEGPASGKVTWELESKMRELYLELFV; encoded by the exons ATGGATTTTATGTCTGGTTTACCTAGGACACCGAGTAACTGTGATGTTGTTTGGGTTATTGTTAATGGATTGACGAAATCTTCTCACTTTAttccgatgagaatggattattcgatggagaggcTTGCAAAGCTGTATGTTGAGAggattgtttgtttgcatggtattccttctaGCATTGTGTCTGATAGATATCTGAGCTTTACTTcaagattttgggaaggtttgcaaagtgatTTGGGTACTAATTTGCGTTTGAGTTCATCTTATCATCCGCAAacagatg tttccattcgagtattagAATGGAactgtttgaagctttgtatggtagaaggtgcAGGACGCCTTTGT GAGAAGGTGAAGGCTtatcagagtcgtcagaagagttatcatgacaagaggaggaaagtgCTTGAGTTTGAggtaggagatcatgtgtttcttagAGTTACTCCAGTAACAATTGTTGGTCGAGCGTTGAAGTCGCTTAAGTTGACGTCGAGATTTATTGGTCCTTATAAGATTTTGAAGAGAGTAGGTGAAGTGTCTTATCATATTGCTATGTCATTGTCGCTTGttaatcttcatgatgtgttccatgtgccTCAGTTGAGGAGGTACATTGTGGATCCTTCGCATGTagtccaagtagatgatgtgcaaGTAAGGGATAATCTTACTATGGAGAAATTACCTATGAGGATAGAGGATCAAGAGTTAGAGCAACTTAGTGGTAAAGATATTGGTTTGATGAAGATCATTTGGGAAGGACCAGCAAGTGGGAAAGTGACTTGGGAACTCGAGAGTAAGATGAGGGAGTTGTATCTTGAGTTGTTCGTTTGA